Proteins encoded within one genomic window of Streptomyces sp. NBC_01314:
- a CDS encoding MFS transporter, whose protein sequence is MGTDTVRTDEADEAADRRREQRGWYFYDWACSVYSTSVLTVFLGPYLTEVAKSAADPDGYVHPLGIPVRAGSFFAYSVSLSVILAVVIMPLVGAAADRTGRKKPLLGAAAYVGAAATAGMFFLDGDRYLLGGLLLIVANAAQSVAMMLYNSYLPQIAPPEERDAVSSRGWAFGYAAGSLVLVGNLILFTAHDSFGISEGMAVRICLASAGLWWGAFTLIPLRRLRDRRRPAGESEGTAEATAPGLRQLAATVRDMRRHPLTLSFLLAYLVYNDGIQTVISQASVYGSEELGLEQSTLIVAVLLVQVLAVCGALGMGRLSRRYGAKRTILGSLVAWTLILAAGYFLPAGAPVWFFVLASGIGLVLGGSQALSRSLFSHLVPPGKEAEYFSAYEMSDRGMSWLGPLLFGVTYQLTGSYRDAIISLVAFFVLGFALLARVPVRRAISDAGNPVPDRI, encoded by the coding sequence GTGGGCACCGACACCGTGCGGACGGACGAGGCCGACGAGGCCGCGGACAGGCGGCGCGAGCAGCGCGGCTGGTACTTCTACGACTGGGCCTGCTCCGTCTACTCGACCAGCGTCCTGACCGTGTTCCTCGGCCCCTATCTGACCGAGGTCGCCAAGTCCGCCGCCGACCCGGACGGTTATGTACACCCTCTGGGCATACCGGTCCGCGCCGGCTCGTTCTTCGCGTACTCGGTGTCCCTGTCGGTGATCCTCGCCGTGGTGATCATGCCTCTGGTGGGCGCGGCGGCCGACCGCACGGGCCGCAAGAAGCCCCTTCTGGGCGCGGCCGCCTATGTCGGTGCCGCCGCGACCGCCGGCATGTTCTTCCTGGACGGCGACCGCTACCTGCTCGGCGGCCTCCTGCTGATCGTCGCGAACGCGGCACAGTCCGTGGCGATGATGCTCTACAACTCCTATCTCCCTCAGATCGCGCCCCCCGAGGAACGCGACGCCGTCTCCTCACGGGGCTGGGCGTTCGGCTACGCGGCCGGCTCACTGGTCCTCGTCGGCAACCTGATCCTCTTCACCGCCCACGACAGCTTCGGCATCTCGGAGGGCATGGCGGTCCGCATCTGTCTGGCCTCGGCAGGCCTGTGGTGGGGGGCCTTCACCCTCATCCCGCTCCGCCGCCTGCGCGACCGCCGCCGCCCGGCGGGAGAGTCCGAAGGGACCGCGGAGGCGACGGCGCCCGGTCTGCGCCAGCTCGCGGCGACCGTCCGCGACATGCGCCGCCACCCGCTGACCCTGAGCTTCCTCCTCGCCTACCTCGTCTACAACGACGGCATCCAGACGGTGATCTCCCAGGCCTCGGTGTACGGCTCCGAGGAACTCGGTCTGGAGCAGTCCACGCTCATCGTGGCGGTGCTGCTCGTCCAGGTCCTGGCGGTGTGCGGCGCCCTCGGCATGGGCCGGCTCTCCCGCCGCTACGGCGCCAAGCGCACGATCCTCGGCTCCCTGGTCGCCTGGACTCTGATCCTCGCCGCCGGCTACTTCCTCCCGGCGGGCGCCCCCGTCTGGTTCTTCGTCCTCGCCTCGGGCATCGGTCTCGTCCTCGGCGGCAGCCAGGCCCTCTCCCGCTCCCTCTTCTCCCACCTCGTACCGCCCGGCAAGGAGGCCGAGTACTTCTCCGCGTACGAGATGAGCGACCGCGGCATGAGCTGGCTGGGCCCGCTGCTGTTCGGTGTGACGTACCAGCTGACCGGAAGTTATCGGGACGCGATCATCTCCCTGGTGGCCTTCTTCGTCCTGGGATTCGCCCTGCTCGCGAGGGTTCCCGTGCGCCGGGCGATCAGCGACGCGGGCAACCCCGTACCGGACAGGATTTAG
- a CDS encoding glycerophosphodiester phosphodiesterase produces the protein MTALIRHPYLDHPGPIAFAHRGGAADGLENTMAQFRRAVESGYRYIETDVHATLDGKLVAFHDSTLDRMTDRAGRIADLPWKEIGHARVAGVEPVPLFEDLLEAFPEVRWNVDLKAEPALHPLLNLIARTESWNRVCVGSFSESRVARAQRLAGPRLATSYGISGVLGMRLRSWGVPASVRRSAVAAQVPESQSGVPVVDQRFVRAAHARGLHVHVWTVNEPQRMHRLLDLGVDGIMTDHIDTLRKVLEDRGTWV, from the coding sequence GTGACCGCCCTCATACGCCACCCCTATCTCGACCATCCGGGCCCGATCGCCTTCGCCCACCGGGGCGGGGCGGCCGACGGTCTGGAGAACACCATGGCCCAGTTCCGGCGGGCGGTGGAGTCGGGTTACCGCTACATCGAGACCGATGTCCACGCCACGCTCGACGGCAAACTGGTCGCCTTCCACGACTCGACCCTGGACCGGATGACCGACAGGGCGGGCCGGATAGCGGACCTGCCGTGGAAGGAGATCGGGCACGCGCGCGTGGCGGGCGTCGAGCCGGTCCCCCTCTTCGAGGATCTCCTCGAAGCGTTCCCCGAGGTCCGCTGGAACGTCGACCTCAAGGCGGAGCCCGCACTCCACCCCCTCCTCAACCTGATCGCCCGCACCGAGTCCTGGAACCGCGTCTGCGTGGGTTCCTTCTCCGAGTCCCGGGTCGCCCGCGCCCAGCGCCTCGCCGGGCCACGCCTGGCCACCTCGTACGGCATCAGCGGCGTCCTGGGGATGCGGCTGCGGTCCTGGGGCGTCCCGGCCTCGGTGCGCCGCTCGGCGGTCGCCGCACAGGTGCCGGAGTCCCAGTCCGGGGTGCCCGTGGTCGACCAGCGGTTCGTGCGTGCCGCCCACGCGCGCGGGCTGCACGTCCATGTCTGGACCGTGAACGAACCGCAACGTATGCACCGGCTCCTGGACCTGGGCGTCGATGGCATCATGACCGATCACATCGACACGCTGCGCAAGGTGCTTGAGGACCGGGGGACTTGGGTCTGA
- a CDS encoding PLP-dependent aminotransferase family protein, whose amino-acid sequence MAQWTSAVGAAQLARLLTSQQERPAGPGTRRPPAYRALADGIRLLVLEGRVPVAARLPAERELALSLSVSRTTVAAAYEALRTEGFLESRRGAGSWTAVPAGKPLPARGLEPLPPEALGSMIDLGCAALPAPEPWLTRAVQGALEELPPYAHTHGDYPAGLPAFRSMLADRYTARGIPTMPEQIMVTTGAMGAMDAICHLFAGRGERIAVESPSYANILQLMREAGARLVPVAMADGLAGWDMDRWRQVLRDAAPRLAYVVADFHNPTGALADEDRRRGLVDAARGAGTVLVADETMSELWLDDVEMPRPVCAFDPAGSTVITVGSASKAFWAGMRIGWVRAAPDVIRSLVAARAYADLGTPVLEQLAVNWLMSTGGWAQAVGIRREQARGNRDALVAAVRRELPDWEFSEPRGGLTLWVRTGGLSGSRLAEVGERVGVRVPSGPRFGVDGAFEGYVRLPFTVGGAVAEEAAARLAAAARLVRDGASGGSEGPRTFVA is encoded by the coding sequence ATGGCGCAGTGGACTTCGGCGGTCGGAGCGGCTCAGCTCGCACGGCTGCTCACCTCGCAGCAGGAGCGCCCCGCCGGCCCCGGCACACGCCGCCCGCCGGCGTACCGTGCGCTCGCCGACGGAATCCGGCTCCTGGTGCTGGAGGGCCGGGTGCCCGTGGCCGCCCGGCTGCCCGCCGAGCGCGAGTTGGCCCTGTCCCTCTCGGTCAGCCGTACGACCGTCGCGGCGGCCTACGAGGCGCTGCGCACGGAAGGGTTCCTGGAGTCCCGGCGGGGAGCGGGCAGCTGGACCGCCGTGCCGGCCGGGAAGCCACTTCCCGCGCGCGGACTGGAACCGCTGCCGCCCGAGGCGCTCGGCTCGATGATCGACCTGGGCTGCGCGGCCCTGCCCGCCCCCGAGCCCTGGCTCACCCGGGCCGTGCAGGGCGCGCTGGAGGAACTGCCGCCCTACGCCCACACGCACGGCGACTACCCGGCCGGACTGCCGGCGTTCCGCTCCATGCTCGCCGACCGCTACACCGCGCGCGGCATCCCGACCATGCCCGAGCAGATCATGGTGACGACGGGGGCGATGGGCGCCATGGACGCGATCTGTCACCTCTTCGCGGGGCGCGGGGAGCGGATCGCGGTGGAGTCGCCGTCGTACGCCAACATCCTGCAGCTGATGCGGGAGGCGGGGGCGCGGCTGGTGCCGGTCGCCATGGCCGACGGGCTCGCCGGGTGGGACATGGACCGCTGGCGGCAGGTCCTGCGGGACGCGGCGCCCCGGCTCGCCTACGTCGTCGCCGACTTCCACAACCCGACCGGTGCGCTCGCCGACGAGGACCGTCGGCGGGGGCTCGTCGACGCGGCGCGGGGGGCGGGGACGGTGCTCGTCGCCGACGAGACCATGAGTGAGCTGTGGCTCGACGATGTGGAGATGCCGCGGCCCGTGTGCGCGTTCGATCCGGCGGGGTCCACGGTCATCACGGTCGGGTCGGCCAGCAAGGCGTTCTGGGCCGGGATGCGGATCGGGTGGGTGCGGGCGGCGCCGGATGTGATCCGGAGTCTCGTCGCGGCGCGGGCCTATGCGGATCTGGGGACGCCCGTGCTGGAGCAGCTGGCCGTGAACTGGCTGATGAGTACGGGGGGTTGGGCGCAGGCCGTGGGGATTCGGCGGGAGCAGGCACGGGGGAACCGGGACGCGTTGGTGGCCGCGGTGCGTCGGGAGCTGCCGGACTGGGAGTTCTCGGAGCCTAGGGGTGGGCTGACCCTGTGGGTGCGTACCGGGGGTCTGTCGGGGTCGCGGCTCGCGGAGGTGGGGGAGCGGGTGGGCGTTCGGGTGCCGTCCGGGCCCCGGTTCGGGGTCGACGGGGCGTTCGAGGGTTATGTGCGGCTGCCGTTCACCGTGGGCGGAGCGGTTGCCGAGGAGGCGGCCGCACGGTTGGCCGCGGCTGCGCGGTTGGTGCGGGACGGGGCGTCGGGCGGGAGCGAGGGGCCGCGGACGTTCGTGGCGTGA
- a CDS encoding YitT family protein, which translates to MTQLYTGLALYGASSALLVEAGFGLEPWNVLHQGLAELTGLTIGVVSIIVGAMVLLLWIPLRQRPGLGTVSNVFVVGIAMDATLALAPEAHTMAVRIPLLVGGIVLNGAATGLYIAARFGPGPRDGLMTGLHRRTGRSVRLMRTAVEVAVLATGFALGGTVGVGTLLYALTIGPLAQLFLRLFAVPSKSGSKVVATGPSERAILPG; encoded by the coding sequence CTGACCCAGCTCTACACCGGCCTCGCGCTGTACGGGGCCAGCTCCGCGCTCCTCGTGGAGGCGGGCTTCGGTCTGGAGCCGTGGAACGTGCTGCACCAGGGCCTGGCGGAGCTGACCGGTCTGACCATCGGCGTGGTGTCGATCATCGTGGGCGCGATGGTGCTGCTCCTGTGGATCCCGCTCCGCCAGCGTCCGGGCCTCGGCACGGTCTCCAACGTCTTCGTCGTCGGCATCGCGATGGACGCCACGCTGGCCCTGGCGCCCGAGGCGCACACCATGGCCGTACGGATTCCCCTCCTCGTCGGCGGGATCGTGCTCAACGGCGCGGCGACCGGCCTCTACATCGCGGCCCGGTTCGGACCGGGCCCGCGCGACGGCCTGATGACGGGACTGCACCGCCGTACCGGGCGCTCGGTCCGGCTGATGCGGACGGCCGTGGAAGTGGCGGTCCTGGCGACCGGCTTCGCCCTCGGCGGCACGGTCGGCGTGGGCACTCTCCTCTACGCCCTCACCATCGGCCCGCTCGCCCAGCTCTTCCTGCGGCTGTTCGCCGTCCCCTCGAAATCCGGCAGCAAGGTCGTTGCCACCGGTCCATCGGAGCGGGCCATACTGCCCGGGTGA